In Rutidosis leptorrhynchoides isolate AG116_Rl617_1_P2 unplaced genomic scaffold, CSIRO_AGI_Rlap_v1 contig592, whole genome shotgun sequence, the following are encoded in one genomic region:
- the LOC139884716 gene encoding uncharacterized protein, with protein sequence MRASKSKETNTFQVVVWCDRHNCGGSNTGRDDNNVSQDLVAHVILEKIFIKPNYELKLIQAGVEEKYGCHIGRKKAWDGKRVALNMVYGTPETNFRELPRYMQALIASNVGTVVQWKLRKVDGIHHRTPKIFRDVQGEGDCCDGQDSKQDLPMAYAIIDEETEHSWSSFFKYLKRYVLGVTVTCIISDRHQRILVAIKKLDMKWPGWGRVPKVKELKSASWALGVEMQQRKYDEAWEVIAEMSSATHNYLRGIALEKWTLYNDGFHRWGIATSNDAESYNNILRSDRFLPIRAFVQATHWKANLIFEDEQNKVHRCATPLAPKQMKVFDTNIIRSRKHKISRHNNRRAIYFVTTHISMPESGSHTHTRLNVDPLTLVHDLYKREGWYRQFSGAFVPVLDQ encoded by the exons ATGCGAGCTTCAAAAAGTAAAGAGACTAATACGTTTCAAGTGGTTGTCTGGTGTGACAGACATAATTGTGGCGGATCCAACACCGGACGTGATGACAATAATGTTTCTCAAGATCTTGTTGCCCACGTCATACTCGAAAAGATCTTTATTAAACCAAATTACGAACTTAAGCTAATTCAAGCCGGCGTTGAAGAAAAATACGGTTGTCATATTGGCAGGAAAAAAGCTTGGGATGGCAAGAGAGTGGCTTTGAACATGGTCTACGGAACTCCGGAGACAAATTTCCGCGAATTGCCTCGCTACATGCAAGCACTTATAGCCTCTAATGTTGGGACAGTGGTCCAATGGAAGCTCAGGAAGGTGGATGGAATTCATCATAGGACGCCAAAGATTTTCAG GGACGTACAAGGAGAAGGCGATTGTTGCGATGGTCAAGACAGCAAACAAGATCTTCCGATGGCATATGCCATTATTGACGAGGAGACTGAGCACAGTTGGAGTTCGTTCTTTAAGTACCTAAAGAGGTACGTCCTAGGAGTTACGGTCACATGTATCATCTCCGATCGTCATCAGCGCATCCTGGTTGCTATCAAAAAGCTTGACATGAAATGGCCTGGCTGGGGA AGGGTCCCTAAAGTTAAAGAATTAAAATCTGCTAGTTGGGCCTTGGGTGTAGAGATGCAACAGCGAAAATATGACGAGGCATGGGAAGTTATTGCGGAGATGAGTTCGGCCACACATAATTATCTGCGAGGCATTGCTCTAGAAAAGTGGACACTATACAACGACGGATTCCACCGATGGGGCATCGCCACATCCAATGACGCTGAGAGTTACAACAACATTTTGAGAAGTGACCGTTTCCTTCCGATCAGGGCGTTTGTCCAGGCCACGCACTGGAAAGCTAACCTGATTTTCGAAGATGAGCAGAATAAAGTTCATAGATGTGCCACTCCGCTTGCACCGAAACAGATGAAAGTCTTCGACACGAACATAATACGTTCTAGAAAACACAAGATCTCGAGACATAACAATCGTCGAGCTATTTACTTTGTTACAACTCACATTTCGATGCCCGAAAGCGGCAGTCACACCCATACT AGACTGAACGTCGATCCATTGACGCTCGTTCATGATTTATACAAAAGAGAGGGTTGGTACAGACAGTTTAGTGGTGCTTTCGTGCCGGTACTGGATCAGTGA